From the Procambarus clarkii isolate CNS0578487 chromosome 70, FALCON_Pclarkii_2.0, whole genome shotgun sequence genome, one window contains:
- the LOC138356146 gene encoding mRNA decay activator protein ZFP36L3-like — MAGDDTMADGDAMAGYHAMAGGDAIAVSDAMAGGDAMAGGDAIASGDAITGGDAMADDDAMAGGDVMASGDAMASGEAMDGGDAMAGGDSMAGGNAIAGGDAMADGDANMAGDDTMAGGDTMAGDDSMAGDDAMACGNAMGSGDAMVGVTPWLVMTPWLVMAPSTLGAKFFSVQFVPENIQSPVVDKNSSESSLCLKIIRFKSYPEN; from the exons atggctggtgatgacaccatggctgatggtgacgccatggctggttatcacgccatggctggtggtgacgctatAGCTGttagtgatgccatggctggtggtgatgctatggctggtggtgacgccattgctAGTGGTGACGCCATCACTggaggtgacgccatggctgatgacgacgcaatggctggtggtgatgtcatggctagtggtgatgccatggctagtGGTGAAGCCATggatggtggtgatgccatggctggtggtgattccATGGCTGGTGGTAATGCCATTGCTggaggtgacgccatggctgatgGTGATGCCaatatggctggtgatgacaccatggctggtggtgacaccatggctggtgatgactccatggctggtgatgacgccatggcttgTGGTAACGCAATGGGTAGTGGTGACGCCATGGTTGgagtgacaccatggctggtgatgacgccatggctggtgatggcaCCA TCCACTTTGGGAGCAAAATTCTTCAGCGTCCAGTTTGTACcagaaaatattcagagtccagttgtagacaaaaattcatcagagtccagtttatgcctgaaaataatcagattcaagtctTACCCTGAAAATTAA